A section of the Prosthecobacter sp. genome encodes:
- a CDS encoding DEAD/DEAH box helicase has translation MSQHTFPELGIAPELLEAVKSLGFEQPSPIQAEAIPVALTGRDVVGQSQTGSGKTMAFGIPVVQRVDATQRNVQALILCPTRELAMQVCAEIHKLATFKDIRATPVYGGASYDRQIRALQSGSQIVVGTPGRILDFMERGLIKLDGLKMLVFDEADEMLDMGFSDDIDRLMAAVPKERQTIFFSATFEPRIRRLVQNYTRDAATITIQQKALTVPTVEQRYYEVHGRSKTEVLCRVLDIEAPRLTIVFANTKRAVDDATDALVARGYAADRLHGDINQTMRERVMRNFRSGAVEVLCATDVAARGLDVNDIDLIVNLELPYDAEDYVHRIGRTGRAGRSGKAVSLVAGREIYLMQRIQRFINIRIDRASVPSQEDLEATRVDKTFEKVKGVLEASSFTSHEHSIQRLLDAGFTATEIASALMDLLMKDQVREAEQIMEDRAPKRKDAPQREFQARPAPPVRTPAPVPAAAPAPKPAPVEAAPAPAADGEAPAVTESPAPEAPAAVETAAVEASAPAISPVPSASPAPAEEHEEDAGPTNHQAAAPAPAASPRPAPAKFDNEYDTSDEERPLPKKQSSYVQKGPRSGMVRLFINVGGMDQVRPQDIAGMLYNTIQDLTPGSIGAIDVLEKCSFVEVPGDVVESVLEGVKGAQLRGRDVRMDHADRPDDISGIRPKRFGGGGGFIKKPGFGGGYKGGSGGGFSKGGYGGGGGGYQGGGGGFKKPGFGGAGGGFSGGGFKKPGFGSKPWQQREGEGPSPGYGGGDDGPRREDAGSGYQGGGEGGGGYGGPPKRPFGGGGGGKRFGGGGGGFKKKW, from the coding sequence ATGAGTCAACACACTTTCCCTGAACTGGGAATCGCCCCGGAGCTTCTCGAAGCCGTCAAATCACTCGGATTCGAGCAACCCTCCCCCATTCAGGCTGAGGCCATTCCCGTGGCCCTGACCGGACGCGATGTGGTGGGCCAGAGCCAGACCGGCTCCGGCAAGACCATGGCCTTCGGCATTCCCGTCGTGCAGCGTGTCGATGCCACCCAGCGGAACGTGCAGGCACTGATCCTCTGCCCCACCCGCGAACTGGCCATGCAGGTCTGCGCGGAGATCCACAAGCTCGCCACCTTCAAAGACATCCGCGCCACGCCCGTTTACGGCGGTGCTTCGTACGACCGTCAGATTCGTGCGCTGCAAAGTGGCTCCCAGATCGTCGTCGGCACTCCAGGCCGCATTCTCGACTTCATGGAGCGCGGCTTGATCAAGCTCGACGGTCTGAAAATGCTCGTCTTCGATGAAGCCGATGAAATGCTCGACATGGGCTTCAGCGATGACATCGACCGCCTCATGGCCGCTGTGCCGAAGGAGCGCCAGACGATCTTCTTCTCCGCCACCTTCGAGCCGCGCATCCGCCGCCTCGTGCAGAATTACACGCGCGATGCCGCCACCATCACCATTCAGCAAAAAGCGCTCACTGTTCCTACGGTTGAGCAGCGCTACTACGAGGTGCACGGCCGTTCCAAAACGGAAGTGCTCTGCCGCGTCCTCGACATCGAAGCCCCGCGCCTCACCATCGTCTTCGCCAACACCAAACGTGCCGTCGATGACGCCACCGACGCCCTCGTGGCCCGTGGTTATGCCGCCGACCGCCTGCATGGCGACATCAACCAGACCATGCGCGAACGCGTAATGAGGAACTTCCGCAGCGGCGCTGTCGAAGTCCTCTGCGCCACCGACGTGGCCGCGCGCGGCCTCGACGTGAATGACATCGACCTCATCGTCAATCTGGAGCTGCCCTACGATGCCGAGGACTACGTCCACCGCATCGGCCGCACCGGTCGTGCCGGCCGCAGCGGCAAGGCCGTCAGCCTCGTCGCTGGTCGTGAAATTTACCTCATGCAGCGCATCCAGCGCTTCATCAACATCCGCATCGACCGCGCCTCAGTTCCGTCGCAGGAAGACCTCGAAGCCACTCGTGTCGATAAGACCTTCGAGAAGGTCAAAGGCGTGCTCGAAGCCAGTTCCTTCACCTCACACGAGCACAGCATTCAGCGCCTGCTTGATGCCGGCTTTACCGCCACCGAGATCGCCAGCGCTCTCATGGACCTCCTCATGAAGGACCAGGTCCGCGAAGCCGAGCAGATCATGGAAGACCGTGCGCCCAAGCGCAAAGACGCGCCGCAGCGCGAATTCCAGGCCCGTCCGGCTCCTCCGGTGCGCACCCCGGCCCCTGTTCCGGCCGCCGCACCTGCGCCAAAGCCCGCCCCTGTTGAGGCCGCTCCGGCCCCCGCAGCCGACGGTGAAGCTCCAGCCGTGACCGAGTCCCCTGCACCGGAAGCTCCCGCCGCTGTCGAAACAGCCGCCGTGGAAGCATCGGCCCCAGCCATTTCGCCCGTCCCATCCGCTTCCCCCGCTCCCGCCGAAGAACACGAGGAGGACGCCGGCCCGACGAATCATCAGGCAGCCGCCCCTGCGCCCGCTGCATCTCCGAGACCCGCGCCCGCAAAATTCGACAACGAATACGACACCTCCGACGAAGAGCGCCCGCTGCCCAAGAAGCAGAGCAGCTACGTTCAAAAAGGCCCGCGTTCCGGCATGGTGCGCCTGTTCATCAACGTCGGCGGCATGGATCAGGTGCGCCCGCAGGACATCGCCGGCATGCTTTACAACACCATTCAAGACCTTACCCCTGGCAGCATCGGCGCGATCGATGTGCTGGAGAAATGCAGCTTCGTCGAAGTGCCTGGCGACGTCGTTGAGTCTGTGCTCGAAGGCGTCAAAGGCGCTCAACTGCGCGGCCGTGATGTTCGCATGGATCACGCGGATCGTCCCGATGACATCAGCGGCATCCGTCCGAAGCGTTTCGGCGGTGGCGGTGGATTCATCAAAAAGCCCGGCTTTGGTGGCGGCTACAAAGGTGGCAGCGGCGGTGGTTTCAGCAAAGGCGGCTATGGTGGAGGCGGCGGCGGTTACCAAGGTGGCGGCGGCGGCTTTAAAAAACCCGGCTTCGGTGGAGCTGGCGGTGGATTCAGCGGAGGAGGCTTCAAAAAGCCGGGCTTCGGCAGCAAACCCTGGCAGCAACGCGAAGGCGAAGGCCCCAGCCCCGGCTACGGTGGCGGTGATGACGGCCCGCGCCGCGAAGACGCTGGCAGCGGCTACCAAGGTGGCGGCGAGGGTGGTGGTGGTTACGGCGGTCCGCCCAAACGCCCATTCGGCGGTGGCGGCGGCGGCAAACGCTTTGGCGGCGGCGGTGGTGGCTTCAAGAAGAAGTGGTAA